The Streptomyces sp. cg36 genomic interval GGCACACCCCCGTCCACCGTCCTGGCCGCGCTCCACGCCCTGACCGCCGAGGCCGAGCTGGCGACCGCGCCGTACACCTCGTACACCAGGCTCCGGCTGAGCACACCCCGACACCGGGGGTCCCGTGTCCGCTGACATACGGGCCGGGCTCCTGCGCCGGGCCGGTCGGCTGCCGCGCCCGCCCGCGGCCTGGTGGCCTGCGCTGCGCCGCACCCCCCGGTCCCTGTGGGACGACGACATCTCCGACTACGCGGCGGCCCTGACCTATTACGCGATCCTGACGGTGCTGCCCGCGCTGCTGATCACCGTGCTGGCGTTCGGCATGATCAGCCCGGACACGGCAGCGGAGTTCGTCACCCACGTCACGGCCTACGCACCCGCCGAGTCCGGTGCTCCGCTGCACGACGTCCTGAGCAGGCTGCTGGGTGCCGACCGGACGGCGTGGCCCCTGCTCGCGACGGCGTCGGCCAGCGCCCTGTGGTCCGCCTCCAGTTACCTCGCCGTCTTCCGGCGGGCCCTGCACCGCATGCACCGACTGGAGGACCGGCGCTCGACCTGGCGCACGGCGCACCGGATCGTGCTCACCGCGCTCGGGCTGCTCGCCCTGCTGCTGGCCGGCTCGCTCACCCTGCTGCTGACGGGCCCGCTCGCCCAGGCCGCCGGCCGGACGCTCGGCGTGGACACCACGGCGGCC includes:
- a CDS encoding YihY/virulence factor BrkB family protein; protein product: MSADIRAGLLRRAGRLPRPPAAWWPALRRTPRSLWDDDISDYAAALTYYAILTVLPALLITVLAFGMISPDTAAEFVTHVTAYAPAESGAPLHDVLSRLLGADRTAWPLLATASASALWSASSYLAVFRRALHRMHRLEDRRSTWRTAHRIVLTALGLLALLLAGSLTLLLTGPLAQAAGRTLGVDTTAAWAWSLLRWPLLLCLVALLVVVVFHTGPAPARRRERSLPGGVLAAALWLTVSAAFSAYAGTLGAYSKLYGSLAGVVVFLVWLWLSNLALLTGAQFAAELAPRAHSTRKEPVA